The following proteins come from a genomic window of Pseudomonas putida:
- a CDS encoding efflux transporter outer membrane subunit, giving the protein MPRRCCGLSLLMVLAGCTQVGPDYETPRHAWLGSWSTPLLEQAQRRAAQPELRQWWAVFADPALDALIAEADANNTSLRVAGLRVAEARAQLAIVQTGRYPQLQQLRGQSLYLKQDQSGTASARDSVFWQSSAGFDIGWEIDFWGRFSRAIESADAAYFASQANYADAMLLMRAQVADTYFALRTAEARLQIATENARRQARSLEITERLFRHGENDELDWQQARTQYLATQATIPEFENQLNALRNVLCALLDRPPGPLPQLAARYGQLPLPDRAVLQDVPASLLQRRPDIRAAEQAVAAQSALVGVATADLYPQLSLLGSIGWTFVSANQLPNTFDLAAGPSLIWSPFDYGRRKNAVRVEDARLQQLIELYQQGVREAAREADDAASGLVRSLQSASIRQDASQAAQRSLNLASAQYQEGFADFQRVLDAQQLLLQQQDGYLVSRGNAVSSLVTLYKALGGGWDNQRKPVDPATRQQMENRTDWGDLLDEPAPADPEQGEP; this is encoded by the coding sequence ATGCCCAGGCGCTGCTGTGGGTTGAGCCTGCTGATGGTGCTGGCCGGTTGCACCCAGGTCGGCCCGGACTATGAGACGCCCCGGCACGCGTGGCTGGGCAGCTGGAGTACGCCATTGCTCGAGCAGGCCCAGCGCAGGGCTGCGCAGCCGGAGCTGCGCCAGTGGTGGGCAGTGTTTGCCGACCCGGCCTTGGACGCACTGATCGCCGAGGCCGACGCCAATAACACCAGCCTGCGCGTAGCCGGCCTGCGCGTCGCCGAGGCCAGGGCGCAGTTGGCCATCGTCCAGACCGGGCGTTATCCACAGTTGCAGCAACTGCGCGGGCAGAGTCTGTACCTCAAACAGGACCAGTCCGGCACCGCCAGCGCCCGCGATTCGGTGTTCTGGCAGTCCAGCGCGGGTTTCGATATCGGGTGGGAAATCGATTTCTGGGGGCGTTTCAGCCGCGCCATCGAAAGCGCCGATGCCGCTTATTTCGCGTCCCAGGCCAATTACGCCGACGCCATGCTGCTGATGCGTGCGCAGGTGGCCGACACCTACTTTGCCCTGCGCACCGCCGAGGCGCGGCTGCAGATCGCAACGGAAAACGCCAGGCGCCAGGCGCGTAGCCTGGAAATTACCGAGCGGCTGTTCCGCCACGGCGAGAACGACGAGCTCGACTGGCAGCAGGCGCGTACCCAGTACCTGGCAACTCAGGCCACGATTCCCGAGTTCGAAAACCAGCTCAATGCCTTGCGCAATGTGCTCTGCGCGTTGCTTGACAGACCGCCCGGGCCACTGCCGCAGCTGGCTGCGCGGTACGGCCAGTTACCGCTGCCGGACCGGGCTGTGTTGCAGGACGTGCCCGCCAGCCTGCTGCAGCGGCGCCCCGACATTCGTGCCGCCGAGCAAGCCGTGGCGGCGCAGTCGGCACTCGTCGGGGTGGCCACCGCGGATCTTTATCCACAGCTGAGCCTGCTGGGCAGCATCGGCTGGACTTTCGTATCGGCCAATCAACTGCCCAACACCTTCGACCTGGCTGCCGGGCCAAGCCTGATATGGAGCCCCTTCGACTACGGCCGCCGCAAGAATGCCGTGCGTGTCGAGGATGCGCGCCTGCAGCAGTTGATTGAGCTGTACCAGCAAGGGGTGCGTGAAGCTGCGCGTGAGGCCGATGACGCCGCCAGTGGTCTGGTGCGTTCGCTGCAGAGCGCCAGCATTCGCCAGGACGCCTCGCAGGCCGCTCAGCGCTCGCTGAACCTGGCCAGCGCCCAATACCAGGAAGGCTTCGCCGATTTCCAGCGCGTGCTCGATGCCCAGCAACTGCTGTTGCAGCAGCAGGACGGCTACCTGGTCAGCCGGGGGAACGCAGTGAGCAGCCTGGTGACGCTGTATAAAGCGCTGGGCGGTGGTTGGGACAACCAGCGCAAGCCCGTTGACCCGGCCACCCGCCAGCAGATGGAAAACCGTACCGATTGGGGTGACCTGCTGGACGAGCCGGCCCCCGCCGACCCTGAACAAGGTGAGCCCTGA
- a CDS encoding AI-2E family transporter, translating to MQPSIKLDSARSRGLLDVLIKAGLVAALVLFAFQVFQPFLELMLWSVILAVTLYPLYQRIKRGSGFKDGYAATLVVLLVLVVLLVPIYLVVMSIGESVDHLVSLIRSDSWSVPVPPDSVANWPLIGPKVHALWLSASENLADVIAQWMPQLKSAGRTALGAAASAGGAFLLFVGAIIISGVIMAFGDRGEIAAQRIAMRISGEERGKPLATLCTATIRAVAQGVIGIAFIQMLLIGVGFVIKGVPGAGMLAILILMLGIAQAPATLITLPVIIYVLNVEGFTVATIVFAVYTFVAGLADNVLKPLLLGRGVDVPMPVVLIGALGGMVVKGIIGLFLGPVILAVTYVLFWQWVALQVPEQPAPPAA from the coding sequence ATGCAGCCGAGTATCAAACTGGACAGCGCCCGGTCACGGGGCCTGCTCGATGTGCTCATCAAGGCAGGCCTGGTGGCTGCCCTGGTGCTATTTGCCTTTCAGGTTTTCCAGCCATTCCTGGAGCTGATGCTGTGGTCGGTGATCCTGGCGGTGACGTTGTATCCGCTGTACCAGCGCATCAAGCGTGGTTCAGGTTTCAAGGACGGCTATGCGGCGACACTGGTGGTGCTACTGGTGCTGGTGGTATTGCTGGTACCGATCTACCTGGTGGTGATGTCCATCGGTGAATCGGTAGACCACCTGGTGTCGCTGATCAGGAGCGACAGCTGGAGCGTGCCGGTGCCGCCCGACTCTGTGGCCAACTGGCCACTGATCGGGCCGAAAGTCCATGCGCTGTGGCTGTCAGCCTCCGAGAACCTGGCCGATGTGATTGCGCAATGGATGCCCCAGCTCAAGAGCGCCGGGCGTACGGCATTGGGTGCGGCGGCCAGTGCCGGCGGGGCCTTCCTGCTGTTCGTCGGTGCGATTATCATTTCCGGCGTGATCATGGCTTTTGGTGATCGTGGCGAGATCGCAGCACAGCGCATCGCCATGCGGATTTCTGGAGAAGAGCGAGGCAAGCCGCTTGCCACGTTGTGTACCGCTACCATTCGTGCGGTGGCGCAAGGGGTGATCGGCATCGCCTTCATCCAGATGCTGCTGATCGGTGTGGGCTTCGTGATCAAAGGCGTACCAGGTGCCGGCATGCTCGCCATTCTCATCCTCATGCTGGGGATCGCCCAGGCCCCGGCGACGTTGATCACCTTGCCGGTGATCATCTACGTACTGAACGTCGAGGGCTTCACCGTGGCCACTATCGTGTTCGCTGTCTACACCTTCGTCGCCGGGCTTGCCGACAACGTTCTCAAACCCTTGCTGCTGGGCCGCGGGGTGGATGTGCCAATGCCGGTTGTGTTGATCGGTGCGCTGGGCGGCATGGTGGTCAAGGGCATTATCGGGCTGTTTCTCGGCCCGGTGATCCTCGCTGTGACCTACGTGCTGTTCTGGCAATGGGTGGCCTTGCAGGTGCCGGAGCAACCTGCGCCGCCGGCAGCCTGA
- a CDS encoding monovalent cation:proton antiporter-2 (CPA2) family protein, with the protein MPHDGSLLQATVVFLLAVVLLVPLAQRLKMGAVPGYLLAGILIGPSVFGLLDNPGNVARISEIGVVMLLFVIGLELSPQRLWTMRRALFGVGTLQVGLTALVLGLLAYAVFGQSKPASIVLGLGLALSSTAFGLQVLAERKDLGKPHGRLAVAILLFQDIAAIPLIAVVPLLGGDVSTTDERAWPLLAVSLGIGLVIVSGRYLMTPVFRWTVGSGLPELSTATALLVVLGTAWVMEHVGVSMALGAFLAGVLMAESPFRHELETQIEPLKGLLLGLFFVGVGMSADLRLLFGMPLAVLGLTLLLVGIKLPLLWGLGRLAGGLTHPQALCLGVVLASGGEFAFVVFKMAHEHHVLTQQVHDLLVLAITLSMAVVPLVMMALARQLPERDISHPAPRTDH; encoded by the coding sequence ATGCCACATGATGGCAGCCTGCTGCAGGCTACAGTGGTCTTCCTGCTGGCCGTGGTACTTCTGGTGCCACTGGCGCAGCGTCTGAAGATGGGGGCGGTGCCTGGCTATCTTCTTGCCGGCATTCTGATCGGCCCTTCGGTATTTGGCCTGCTTGATAACCCAGGCAACGTGGCACGGATTTCGGAGATCGGTGTGGTCATGTTGCTGTTCGTGATTGGCCTGGAGCTATCACCACAGCGCTTGTGGACCATGCGGCGGGCGCTTTTTGGTGTCGGGACGCTGCAGGTCGGGCTGACTGCCTTGGTGCTTGGCTTGCTGGCGTACGCTGTGTTTGGCCAGTCGAAACCGGCGTCCATCGTTCTGGGGCTGGGTCTTGCCCTGTCGTCCACCGCGTTCGGCCTGCAGGTGCTGGCCGAACGCAAGGACCTGGGCAAACCGCACGGCCGCCTGGCCGTGGCCATCCTGCTGTTTCAGGACATCGCCGCCATACCGCTTATTGCCGTCGTGCCGTTGCTCGGCGGTGATGTCAGCACTACCGATGAGCGCGCTTGGCCGCTGCTGGCGGTGTCACTTGGCATTGGCCTGGTGATCGTCAGCGGCCGTTACCTGATGACGCCGGTGTTCAGATGGACAGTCGGGTCAGGCCTTCCTGAGCTGTCGACCGCCACCGCCTTGCTGGTGGTGCTGGGCACGGCCTGGGTGATGGAGCATGTGGGCGTATCCATGGCCTTGGGCGCTTTTCTTGCCGGTGTACTGATGGCCGAGTCACCGTTTCGCCACGAACTGGAAACCCAGATCGAGCCGCTCAAGGGCCTGTTGCTGGGGTTGTTTTTCGTCGGGGTGGGAATGAGCGCCGATTTGCGTCTGCTGTTCGGCATGCCTCTGGCCGTGCTGGGGCTGACGTTGTTGTTGGTGGGCATCAAGTTGCCGCTGCTCTGGGGGTTGGGCCGGCTGGCGGGTGGGCTGACTCACCCGCAGGCGCTGTGCCTGGGGGTGGTACTGGCATCGGGCGGAGAGTTTGCGTTCGTCGTATTCAAAATGGCGCACGAACATCACGTACTGACTCAACAGGTGCACGACCTGCTGGTGCTCGCGATCACCCTGTCGATGGCGGTAGTGCCGCTGGTGATGATGGCCCTGGCGCGGCAGCTGCCTGAGCGCGATATCTCGCACCCTGCACCCAGAACGGACCACTGA
- the ppk2 gene encoding polyphosphate kinase 2 produces the protein MAKPSRKKDLQAPVEKLGGKAYDKQLKNLHVELVKLQEWVVAKGLKVCIVFEGRDGAGKGGTIKAITERVSPRVFRVVALPAPTEREKSQMYAQRYLNHLPAAGEVVIFDRSWYNRAGVERVMGFCTDEQAGKFLAVVPLLEKLMVESGIILIKYWLEVSAQEQTRRLQDRINDGRKVWKLSPMDLKSYTRWDEYTLARDEMFAASDSSWAPWFLAHSDDKRRARLNIISHLLSRIPYKDVTGDKVVKLPKRGKIGKYKAVAYPFKVVQERF, from the coding sequence ATGGCCAAGCCGTCCAGGAAGAAAGACTTGCAGGCGCCTGTCGAGAAGCTGGGTGGCAAGGCCTATGACAAACAGCTGAAAAACCTGCATGTGGAATTGGTGAAGCTGCAGGAATGGGTCGTGGCCAAGGGCCTGAAGGTGTGCATCGTGTTCGAGGGCCGTGATGGTGCTGGCAAGGGCGGTACCATCAAGGCCATCACCGAGCGGGTCAGCCCACGAGTGTTCCGTGTGGTGGCGCTACCGGCGCCGACTGAACGGGAAAAGTCCCAGATGTATGCCCAGCGTTACCTCAACCACCTGCCGGCAGCGGGGGAGGTGGTGATCTTCGATCGCAGCTGGTACAACCGCGCCGGCGTTGAGCGGGTGATGGGCTTTTGCACCGACGAGCAGGCCGGCAAGTTCCTCGCGGTGGTGCCCTTGCTGGAGAAACTGATGGTCGAGTCGGGGATCATCCTCATCAAGTACTGGCTCGAAGTCAGTGCCCAGGAGCAGACCCGCCGCCTGCAGGACCGCATCAATGACGGCCGCAAGGTATGGAAACTCTCTCCCATGGACCTTAAGTCCTACACCCGCTGGGACGAATACACCCTTGCCCGCGATGAGATGTTCGCTGCCTCCGACTCATCGTGGGCACCGTGGTTCCTGGCCCACTCCGACGACAAACGCCGTGCTCGCCTGAACATCATCAGCCATCTGCTTTCGCGCATTCCCTACAAGGACGTTACCGGTGACAAGGTAGTGAAGCTGCCCAAACGGGGCAAGATCGGCAAGTACAAAGCTGTAGCCTATCCCTTCAAAGTGGTCCAAGAGCGTTTCTGA
- the ycaC gene encoding isochorismate family cysteine hydrolase YcaC, producing the protein MAFQYKRLDKSNTAVLLVDHQTGLLSLVRDIDPDRFKNNVLALADLAEYFKLPTILTTSFETGPNGPLVPELKEQFPDAPYIARPGNINAWDNEDFVKAVKATGKKQLLIAGVVTEVCVAFPALSALEEGFEVFVVTDASGTFNELTRDSAWRRMEAAGAQLMTWFGVACELHRDWRNDVEGLGTLFSNHIPDYRNLMTSYSKLAK; encoded by the coding sequence ATGGCCTTCCAATACAAGCGTCTGGACAAGAGCAACACTGCGGTTTTGCTGGTCGATCACCAGACCGGCCTGCTGTCGCTGGTTCGGGACATCGACCCCGACCGTTTCAAGAACAACGTGTTGGCGCTCGCTGACCTGGCCGAGTACTTCAAGCTGCCCACCATCCTCACCACCAGTTTCGAAACCGGCCCCAACGGGCCGCTGGTGCCCGAACTCAAGGAGCAATTCCCCGACGCCCCCTACATCGCCCGGCCGGGCAACATCAACGCCTGGGACAACGAAGATTTCGTCAAGGCGGTGAAGGCCACCGGCAAGAAGCAGTTGCTGATCGCCGGGGTGGTCACGGAAGTCTGTGTGGCCTTCCCGGCGTTGTCGGCGCTGGAGGAGGGCTTCGAGGTGTTCGTGGTCACCGATGCCTCCGGCACCTTCAATGAGCTGACCCGTGATTCGGCCTGGCGGCGGATGGAGGCAGCCGGGGCGCAACTGATGACCTGGTTCGGGGTGGCCTGCGAGCTGCATCGCGACTGGCGCAATGATGTTGAAGGGTTGGGCACGTTGTTCTCCAACCACATTCCCGACTACCGCAACCTGATGACCAGTTACAGCAAGTTGGCCAAGTAA
- a CDS encoding YybH family protein, which produces MDQTLQVRQAAADLVAAFASNDTARYFACFSEDATFLFHTLAQPLLSRGAYEDLWAQWQAEGFAVLGCLSSNAQVSLQGDVAIFMHDVATHIRIAGEQHRLAERETIVFRRHGERWLACHEHLSVVTVA; this is translated from the coding sequence GTGGACCAGACACTTCAGGTACGGCAGGCCGCCGCCGACCTCGTAGCCGCCTTCGCCAGCAACGACACCGCCCGCTACTTCGCCTGTTTCAGCGAAGACGCCACCTTTCTTTTCCACACCTTGGCGCAACCGCTGCTGTCGCGCGGCGCCTACGAAGACCTCTGGGCCCAATGGCAGGCCGAGGGTTTTGCCGTGCTCGGCTGCCTTTCGAGCAATGCGCAGGTAAGCCTGCAGGGTGATGTGGCGATCTTCATGCACGATGTTGCCACGCACATCCGCATCGCCGGCGAGCAGCACCGACTGGCCGAGCGCGAAACCATCGTGTTCCGCCGCCACGGTGAACGCTGGCTGGCCTGCCATGAGCATCTGTCGGTCGTCACCGTAGCCTGA
- a CDS encoding purine-cytosine permease family protein, translating into MSHSTGIETNGVEQIPDDQRDASPLDLFRLIFGGANTFATAVLGSFPVLFGLSFQAGVWAILLGVGVGALILAPMGLFGALNGTNNAVSSGAHFGVHGRIVGSFLSLLTAVAFFSLSVWSSGDALVGGAKRLAGLPETDLTLGLAYGLFAILVLVVCIFGFRFMLWVNKVAVWASSLLFLLGIFAFAGPFDAGYAGSVNLGQAGFWAAFVGAAILAMSNPVSFGAFLGDWSRYIPRQTPKARIMLAVIAAQAATLIPFLFGLCTATLVATQAADYIAANNYVGGLLAISPSWFFLPVCLIAVIGGMSTGTTALYGTGLDMSSVFPRLLSRAGATVLIGVMAIAFIFIGRFTFNLVQSVSTFAVLIITCTSPWMVIMILGLITRRGFYHADDLQVFTRGQRGGHYWFLHGWNWRGMGAWIPSAVVGLCFVNLPGQFVGPLGDLAGGIDVSLPVTLGMAGVLYLLLLNLFPEPAGVYGPNGPRWVRCKSTAHMPVLNPAEMA; encoded by the coding sequence ATGAGCCACTCGACCGGTATCGAGACCAATGGCGTCGAACAGATCCCTGACGATCAACGCGACGCCTCCCCCCTGGACCTGTTCCGCCTGATCTTCGGCGGTGCCAACACCTTTGCCACCGCCGTGCTGGGTAGCTTCCCGGTACTGTTCGGGCTGTCGTTCCAGGCCGGGGTCTGGGCGATCCTGCTCGGCGTCGGCGTGGGTGCGCTGATCCTTGCGCCCATGGGCTTGTTCGGCGCGCTCAACGGCACCAACAACGCGGTGTCTTCGGGCGCCCACTTCGGCGTGCATGGGCGCATCGTCGGCTCGTTCCTGTCGCTGCTCACCGCCGTGGCGTTCTTCTCGCTGTCGGTATGGAGTTCCGGCGATGCCCTGGTCGGCGGCGCCAAGCGCCTGGCCGGGCTGCCCGAAACCGACCTGACTCTGGGCCTGGCCTACGGCCTGTTCGCCATCCTGGTGCTGGTGGTGTGCATCTTCGGCTTCCGCTTCATGCTGTGGGTCAACAAGGTTGCCGTGTGGGCCTCTAGCCTGCTGTTCCTGCTGGGTATCTTCGCCTTCGCCGGCCCGTTCGATGCGGGCTACGCCGGGAGCGTGAACCTTGGTCAGGCCGGATTCTGGGCGGCCTTCGTCGGCGCGGCGATTCTGGCCATGAGCAACCCGGTATCGTTTGGCGCCTTCCTCGGCGACTGGTCGCGCTATATACCACGGCAAACGCCGAAGGCGCGCATCATGCTGGCAGTGATCGCCGCCCAGGCCGCCACGCTGATCCCGTTCCTGTTCGGCCTGTGCACCGCCACCCTGGTGGCCACCCAGGCCGCGGACTACATCGCCGCCAACAATTACGTGGGTGGCCTGCTGGCGATTTCGCCTAGCTGGTTCTTCCTGCCGGTGTGCCTGATCGCGGTGATCGGTGGCATGTCTACCGGCACAACTGCGCTGTATGGCACCGGGCTGGACATGTCGAGCGTGTTCCCGCGCTTGCTCAGCCGCGCGGGCGCCACCGTACTGATCGGGGTAATGGCCATTGCCTTCATCTTCATCGGCCGCTTCACCTTCAACCTGGTGCAGAGCGTTTCGACCTTCGCCGTGCTGATCATTACCTGCACCAGCCCGTGGATGGTGATCATGATTCTCGGCCTGATCACCCGCCGCGGCTTCTACCACGCCGACGACCTGCAAGTGTTCACCCGCGGCCAACGCGGCGGCCACTACTGGTTCCTGCATGGCTGGAACTGGCGCGGCATGGGGGCGTGGATCCCCAGCGCGGTGGTAGGCCTGTGCTTCGTCAACCTGCCTGGGCAGTTCGTCGGCCCGCTGGGCGACCTGGCTGGCGGCATCGACGTGAGCCTGCCGGTAACCCTGGGCATGGCCGGTGTGCTTTACCTGCTGCTGCTCAACCTTTTCCCTGAACCTGCTGGTGTGTATGGCCCCAACGGCCCGCGCTGGGTGCGCTGCAAAAGCACCGCGCACATGCCGGTGCTGAACCCGGCCGAAATGGCCTGA